The following proteins come from a genomic window of Bactrocera dorsalis isolate Fly_Bdor chromosome 6, ASM2337382v1, whole genome shotgun sequence:
- the LOC125779316 gene encoding uncharacterized protein LOC125779316, translating into MECIDANIYTAAQLREWLKRLGLPTHGNKSALAIRLGDVPAVERGDCPSFAGEEVESVGVGESPLEETAERDLETQNELLTKEVERLKLVIVQLGSGSVVGGAAGVTERDDSANGRASSALNGDVTNVSATYNRQANIQHATINGGGASNDGGALNNGSSASNDGGALNNGSSALNDGGALKDNDALNSDGAVGTVRNEKDSATVRNVGAIPLEMVKDLLPEYEGGPNFNIWIQQLRSAGKVFNLDHSALRAVMISKLKGSARVWLHARPLFITENIDSLVAEMQAVFAPTHNKLLLRKQFEARKWSVGETFQKYYNEKVLLSDPLNMDECELIDHIVEGMPDEQLRNQAYIQCYTTRVQLLQAFGRVELKRDSMQMPRTNVRCFNCNSFGHMAVACRKPKREVGACYGCGSMEHKVATCPTRIQNNRADESPYNAS; encoded by the exons atggagtGCATCGATGCTAATATATATACGGCGGCCCAGTTGCGTGAGTGGTTGAAGCGGTTGGGACTCCCGACTCATGGCAACAAAAGTGCCCTAGCAATAAGGTTGGGCGATGTGCCTGCGGTTGAGCGTGGCGATTGCCCTAGTTTCGCTGGCGAGGAGGTTGAGTCGGTGGGCGTTGGTGAATCACCTTTGGAGGAGACAGCGGAGCGTGATTTGGAGACGCAAAATGAACTCCTGACCAAAGAAGTCGAGCGGTTGAAGCTGGTGATTGTGCAACTTGGATCGGGCAGTGTGGTGGGCGGCGCCGCTGGTGTGACAGAGAGGGATGATTCAGCGAATGGCAGAGCTTCGAGTGCTTTGAATGGCGACGTAACGAATGTCAGCGCAACATATAACAGACAAGCGAACATACAACATGCAACGATTAATGGCGGCGGCGCTTCGAACGACGGCGGCGCATTGAACAACGGCAGCAGCGCTTCGAATGACGGCGGCGCATTGAACAACGGCAGCAGCGCTTTGAACGACGGCGGCGCTTTAAAAGACAATGACGCTTTGAACAGCGATGGCGCTGTAGGTACAGTAAGAAACGAAAAAGATAGCGCTACGGTAAGGAATGTCGGTGCTATACCTTTGGAGATGGTAAAAGATCTGTTACCAGAATACGAAGGTGGGCCGAATTTCAACATATGGATTCAACAGTTAAGAAGTGCTGGAAAAGTTTTTAACCTTGATCATAGCGCGCTGCGCGCTGTAATGATAAGCAAGTTGAAAGGTAGTGCAAGAGTGTGGCTGCACGCGAGGCCTCTGTTTATCACCGAAAATATAGACAGCCTTGTTGCAGAAATGCAAGCGGTGTTTGCACCAACACACAACAAGTTGTTGCTGCGAAAACAGTTTGAAGCGCGCAAGTGGTCGGTTGGTGAAACCTTCCAAAAATACtacaatgaaaaagttttactgTCAGATCCGTTGAATATGGATGAATGCGAGCTGATTGACCATATTGTCGAGGGTATGCCGGACGAGCAGTTACGGAATCAGGCATATATCCAATGCTACACTACAAGAGTGCAGCTTCTGCAGGCGTTCGGGAGAGTTGAATTGAAACGTGACTCGATGCAGATGCCTCGCACTAATGTCAGATGTTTCAACTGCAACTCATTTGGACACATGGCCGTGGCATGTCGGAAGCCGAAGCGAGAGGTTGGGGCGTGTTATGGGTGTGGCAGCATGGAGCATAAAGTCGCTACGTGTCCAACGAGGATTCAAAACAACCGTGCAGATGAGAGCCCATAC AATGCCTCATAG